A section of the Mastomys coucha isolate ucsf_1 unplaced genomic scaffold, UCSF_Mcou_1 pScaffold15, whole genome shotgun sequence genome encodes:
- the Naa20 gene encoding N-alpha-acetyltransferase 20, producing the protein MTTLRAFTCDDLFRFNNINLDPLTETYGIPFYLQYLAHWPEYFIVAEAPGGELMGYIMGKAEGSVAREEWHGHVTALSVAPEFRRLGLAAKLMELLEEISERKGGFFVDLFVRVSNQVAVNMYKQLGYSVYRTVIEYYSASNGEPDEDAYDMRKALSRDTEKKSIIPLPHPVRPEDIE; encoded by the exons ATGACCACGCTCCGGGCCTTCACCTGCGACGACCTGTTCCGCTTCAACAACAT taaCTTGGATCCACTTACAGAAACT TATGGGATTCCTTTTTACTTACAGTACCTTGCGCACTGGCCAGAGTATTTCATCGTTGCTGAGGCCCCTGGCGGAGAACTAATGGGTTATA TTATGGGCAAAGCAGAAGGCTCAGTAGCTAGGGAAGAGTGGCACGGACATGTCACGGCTCTGTCTGTCGCCCCTGAATTCCGCCGTCTTGGCTTGGCTGCTAAACTTATGGAGTTATTAGAGGAAATTTCAGAAAG aaaaggtggATTTTTTGTTGATCTCTTCGTAAGAGTATCCAATCAAGTTGCCGTCAACATGTACAAGCAGTTGGGTTACAGTGTCTACAGGACAGtcatagagtactactcagccagcAACGGGGAGCCTGATGAGGATGCCTATG ATATGAGGAAAGCACTTTCCAGGGACACTGAGAAGAAATCCATCATACCATTACCTCATCCCGTGAGGCCTGAAGACATTGAATAA